Proteins encoded within one genomic window of Lynx canadensis isolate LIC74 chromosome B2, mLynCan4.pri.v2, whole genome shotgun sequence:
- the HTR1B gene encoding 5-hydroxytryptamine receptor 1B: MEETNTHCAPPPPAGSQTGVSQANLSSAPPNCSIEGYIYQDSIALPWKVLLILVLALFTLATTLSNAFVIATVYRTRKLHTPANYLIASLAVTDLLVSILVMPISTMYTVTGRWTLGQVVCDFWLSSDITCCTASILHLCVIALDRYWAITDAVEYSAKRTPKRAAVMIALVWVFSISISLPPFFWRQAKAEEEVSDCRVNTDHMLYTVYSTVGAFYFPTLLLIALYGRIYVEARSRILKQTPNRTGKRLTRAQLITDSPGSTSSVTSVNSRAPDVPSESGSPVYVNQVKVRVSDALLEKKKLMAARERKATKTLGIILGAFIVCWLPFFIISLVMPICKDACWFHLAIFDFFTWLGYLNSLINPIIYTMSNEDFKQAFHKLIRFKCTG, encoded by the coding sequence ATGGAAGAAACCAACACTCATTGCGCCCCACCGCCGCCCGCGGGCTCCCAGACCGGGGTTTCTCAAGCCAACCTCTCCTCCGCTCCCCCCAATTGCAGCATCGAGGGCTATATTTACCAGGACTCCATCGCCCTGCCCTGGAAAGTACTCCTGATCCTGGTGCTGGCGCTCTTCACCTTGGCCACCACGCTCTCCAATGCTTTTGTGATTGCCACTGTGTACCGGACCCGGAAGCTGCACACCCCAGCCAACTACCTGATCGCCTCCCTGGCGGTAACCGACCTGCTCGTATCCATCCTGGTGATGCCCATCAGCACCATGTACACGGTCACTGGCCGCTGGACGCTGGGCCAGGTGGTCTGCGACTTCTGGCTGTCGTCGGACATCACCTGTTGCACAGCTTCCATCCTGCACCTCTGTGTCATCGCCCTGGACCGCTACTGGGCCATCACGGACGCTGTGGAGTACTCCGCTAAAAGGACTCCCAAGAGGGCCGCGGTCATGATCGCGCTGGTGTGGGTCTTCTCCATCTCCATCTCGCTGCCGCCCTTCTTCTGGCGTCAAGCCAAAGCCGAGGAGGAGGTGTCGGACTGCAGGGTGAACACCGACCACATGCTCTACACAGTTTACTCCACGGTGGGCGCTTTCTActtccccaccctgctcctcATCGCCCTCTACGGCCGCATCTATGTGGAAGCCCGCTCCCGGATTTTGAAACAGACGCCCAACAGGACCGGCAAGCGCCTGACCCGAGCCCAGCTGATAACCGACTCCCCCGGGTCCACATCCTCGGTCACCTCCGTTAACTCCCGGGCTCCCGATGTGCCCAGCGAATCCGGGTCCCCTGTGTACGTGAACCAAGTCAAAGTGCGAGTCTCTGACGCCCTGCTAGAGAAGAAGAAGCTCATGGCCGCTAGGGAGCGCAAAGCCACTAAGACCCTGGGGATCATTTTGGGAGCCTTTATTGTGTGTTGGCTGCCCTTCTTCATCATCTCCCTGGTGATGCCTATTTGCAAGGATGCCTGCTGGTTCCACCTGGCCATCTTTGACTTCTTCACGTGGCTGGGCTATCTCAACTCCCTTATCAACCCCATCATCTATACCATGTCCAATGAGGACTTCAAACAAGCGTTCCATAAACTGATACGCTTTAAGTGCACAGGTTGA